In Paenibacillus hexagrammi, the following are encoded in one genomic region:
- the lysS gene encoding lysine--tRNA ligase, with the protein MSQDLELNELLVIRRNKLDELRALGIDPFGSKYVRTHTAQEIVEAYNDKTKEELEAGQHEVSIAGRIMQKRGMGKASFAHLQDISGKIQIYVREDSIDEAKYKAFDILDIGDMVGVSGVVFKTKTGETSIKVKSLEVLTKSLLPLPEKFHGLKDVEMRYRQRYVDLITNQDVQQTFILRSKIIQSMRRYLDSRGYLEVETPTLHAIAGGASARPFITHHNALDMQLYMRIAIELHLKRLIVGGLEKVYEIGRVYRNEGISTRHNPEFTMIELYEAYADYKDIMQLTEEMVAHIAQEVLGSTTVKYGDHEVNLAVGWRRVSMVDAIKEVKGVDFSVHMSDEEAHRLAKEHKVPVEPHMTFGHIVNQFFETFVEETLIQPTFIYGHPLEISPLAKKNPEDPRFTDRFELFIVAREHANAFTELNDPIDQRERFEAQLREKEQGNDEAHEMDDDFIRALEYGMPPTGGLGIGIDRLVMLLTNAPSIRDVLLFPLMRERQGE; encoded by the coding sequence ATGAGTCAGGATCTAGAACTCAACGAACTGCTCGTTATTCGACGGAACAAATTGGACGAGCTGCGTGCATTAGGCATCGACCCGTTCGGAAGCAAATATGTAAGAACCCACACAGCTCAAGAAATCGTGGAAGCCTACAACGATAAGACCAAGGAAGAATTGGAAGCGGGACAGCATGAGGTTAGTATTGCAGGGCGCATTATGCAAAAACGGGGCATGGGCAAAGCCAGCTTTGCTCACCTTCAGGACATCTCCGGCAAAATCCAGATTTATGTGCGTGAGGACTCGATCGATGAAGCCAAATACAAAGCCTTCGATATTCTCGATATCGGGGATATGGTCGGTGTTAGCGGCGTCGTTTTCAAAACGAAAACAGGAGAAACCTCCATTAAAGTGAAGTCCCTGGAAGTTCTGACGAAATCCCTATTGCCTCTTCCGGAGAAATTTCATGGACTTAAAGATGTTGAAATGCGCTACCGCCAACGCTACGTAGATTTAATTACGAACCAGGACGTTCAACAAACGTTTATTTTACGCTCCAAAATTATTCAATCCATGCGCCGCTATCTAGATTCCCGCGGTTATTTAGAAGTTGAGACACCTACCCTGCATGCCATTGCCGGCGGTGCCTCAGCGCGTCCTTTTATTACACACCATAATGCTCTGGACATGCAGCTTTATATGCGTATTGCGATCGAGCTTCATTTGAAGCGCCTAATTGTCGGAGGACTTGAAAAAGTCTATGAAATTGGCAGGGTTTACCGCAATGAAGGAATTTCGACAAGACATAACCCAGAATTCACTATGATCGAGCTCTATGAGGCTTACGCTGATTACAAAGATATTATGCAGCTGACAGAAGAGATGGTAGCACATATTGCGCAAGAAGTGCTTGGTTCCACAACTGTAAAATATGGCGATCACGAAGTGAATCTGGCTGTTGGTTGGAGACGTGTTTCGATGGTTGATGCTATTAAAGAAGTAAAAGGCGTCGATTTCAGCGTGCACATGTCAGATGAAGAAGCCCATCGACTGGCTAAAGAACACAAAGTTCCAGTTGAGCCGCATATGACGTTTGGACACATTGTTAATCAGTTCTTCGAAACCTTTGTGGAAGAAACGCTGATTCAACCTACATTTATTTATGGGCATCCATTGGAAATCTCTCCTCTAGCGAAAAAGAATCCGGAAGATCCACGCTTTACGGATCGTTTTGAGTTATTTATTGTTGCTCGTGAGCATGCCAATGCATTTACCGAACTTAATGATCCCATAGATCAAAGAGAGCGTTTTGAAGCACAGCTCCGCGAAAAAGAGCAGGGCAACGACGAAGCGCACGAGATGGATGACGACTTTATCCGAGCTTTGGAGTACGGTATGCCTCCTACAGGAGGACTTGGCATCGGTATCGATCGCTTAGTCATGCTGCTTACCAATGCGCCTTCGATTCGTGACGTACTGTTATTCCCATTAATGCGCGAACGCCAAGGGGAGTAA
- the greA gene encoding transcription elongation factor GreA: MSEKEVILTQEGLKKLEEELEHLKSVKRREVAERIKVAIGYGDISENSEYEDAKNEQAFIEGRIITLEKMLRNARIINNDDVDTNTVSVGSIVTLKDLEFGDLVEYIIVGTAESDPFQNKISNESPVGKAILGKQKGATVDVNVPAGIIQYQIVDIKK; the protein is encoded by the coding sequence ATGAGTGAAAAAGAAGTCATTCTTACACAAGAAGGCTTGAAAAAGCTGGAGGAAGAGCTTGAGCATCTGAAATCGGTGAAACGTCGCGAGGTTGCTGAGAGAATCAAAGTAGCGATCGGCTATGGTGATATCAGCGAGAACTCTGAATATGAAGACGCGAAGAACGAACAAGCCTTCATTGAAGGACGTATCATTACCTTAGAAAAAATGCTGCGCAATGCGCGAATTATTAATAACGACGATGTAGATACCAATACGGTGAGCGTTGGGTCCATCGTAACCTTAAAGGATCTCGAGTTTGGAGATTTGGTTGAATATATTATCGTAGGTACAGCGGAGTCTGATCCGTTCCAGAATAAGATTTCCAATGAAAGTCCCGTAGGCAAAGCCATCTTAGGCAAGCAAAAGGGCGCGACAGTAGACGTGAACGTACCTGCAGGTATTATCCAGTATCAAATTGTCGATATCAAAAAGTAA
- the dusB gene encoding tRNA dihydrouridine synthase DusB: protein MLKIGNVEAPNKVVLAPMAGVCNPAFRLIAKEFGTGLVCAEMVSDKAIVHGNSRTLEMLYVDDREKPLSLQIFGGDTETLVEAAKVVDQQTNADIIDINMGCPVPKITKCDAGARWLLQPDKIEEMIATVVAAVSKPVTVKMRIGWDSEHIYALENAKAVERGGGSAVSVHGRTREQMYTGKADWDIIRQVKEAVSIPVIGNGDVVTPEDAKRMLDQTGVDGVMIGRGALGNPWMLYRTVQYLTNGELPPDPMPEEKIRIAILHLDRLAALKGEHVAVKEMRKHMAWYLKGMTGAARVKDVIMETTKRDEMVRILHDYVDGLNGQTTGSADQESAVIH, encoded by the coding sequence GTGCTCAAAATAGGAAATGTAGAAGCGCCTAATAAAGTCGTGCTTGCGCCTATGGCAGGCGTCTGTAATCCGGCATTCCGTCTCATTGCCAAAGAATTTGGAACCGGATTGGTATGTGCGGAGATGGTAAGTGATAAAGCAATCGTACACGGCAACTCGCGCACCTTAGAGATGCTATACGTAGACGATCGAGAGAAGCCGCTTAGCCTTCAAATTTTTGGCGGTGATACAGAAACGCTTGTAGAAGCTGCCAAAGTCGTTGATCAGCAGACGAATGCCGATATCATCGACATTAATATGGGTTGTCCTGTACCGAAGATCACCAAGTGTGATGCCGGCGCGCGGTGGCTGCTCCAACCGGATAAAATCGAAGAGATGATTGCGACTGTCGTGGCTGCTGTAAGCAAACCGGTTACGGTCAAAATGCGAATCGGCTGGGACTCCGAACATATTTACGCCTTAGAGAACGCAAAAGCTGTGGAACGAGGCGGCGGAAGTGCCGTGAGCGTACATGGGCGTACCCGCGAGCAAATGTACACAGGCAAAGCGGACTGGGATATCATTCGTCAAGTGAAGGAAGCTGTATCGATTCCAGTCATCGGCAACGGCGACGTAGTTACTCCCGAGGATGCTAAACGGATGCTTGATCAAACCGGCGTGGACGGTGTCATGATCGGAAGAGGAGCGCTAGGCAATCCTTGGATGCTGTACCGGACCGTACAATATTTAACGAACGGCGAACTTCCGCCTGATCCGATGCCTGAAGAGAAAATTCGCATTGCCATCCTTCACTTGGATCGTCTTGCCGCATTAAAAGGCGAGCATGTAGCCGTTAAAGAAATGCGCAAGCATATGGCATGGTACCTCAAAGGTATGACTGGCGCGGCGCGTGTCAAAGATGTCATCATGGAAACGACCAAACGTGATGAAATGGTGCGTATTTTGCATGATTATGTCGACGGCTTGAACGGCCAAACAACAGGCTCCGCAGATCAAGAATCCGCTGTCATTCATTAA
- a CDS encoding helix-turn-helix domain-containing protein — MEKSTVAQRIRAFRKLKGYTQNELADMLGVSIAILGAIERGTRKPDHKIIHNISQVLNIEPDELVAAVGR; from the coding sequence ATGGAAAAAAGCACAGTAGCTCAGCGTATTCGCGCATTTCGTAAACTAAAAGGCTACACGCAAAATGAACTTGCCGACATGCTCGGCGTTTCTATAGCAATACTGGGGGCTATCGAGCGGGGAACCCGCAAGCCCGATCACAAAATCATTCACAATATATCGCAAGTGCTCAACATTGAACCGGATGAGCTGGTTGCGGCTGTTGGCAGGTAG
- the folK gene encoding 2-amino-4-hydroxy-6-hydroxymethyldihydropteridine diphosphokinase, giving the protein MTEATPNQAVTAYLALGSNIEDREAYLLQAIDRLHGHPHITVTAISGIYETEPVGYVDQSAFLNMVIEITTDLPAQELLTVMLAIEQQLGRTRDIRWGPRTIDLDMLMYGEEQIMTPDLIIPHPRMQERAFVLVPLSEVLSGRKQAAFEHINAQLMKLDGKEGITLWKKAQ; this is encoded by the coding sequence ATGACAGAGGCTACACCCAACCAAGCGGTAACTGCTTACCTTGCATTAGGATCTAATATAGAAGATCGAGAAGCTTACTTGCTTCAGGCTATTGACAGGTTGCATGGCCACCCGCACATCACCGTAACTGCAATTTCCGGTATTTACGAAACAGAGCCGGTCGGTTATGTCGATCAATCCGCTTTTCTTAACATGGTGATAGAAATCACCACCGATTTACCTGCACAAGAATTGCTTACCGTCATGCTAGCTATTGAGCAGCAGCTTGGGCGGACCCGCGATATACGCTGGGGACCGAGAACCATCGATCTCGATATGCTCATGTATGGGGAAGAGCAGATTATGACCCCCGACCTGATTATTCCGCACCCGCGGATGCAGGAGCGGGCTTTTGTGTTAGTTCCTCTTTCGGAGGTTCTAAGCGGGCGAAAGCAGGCGGCATTTGAACACATCAACGCGCAGCTTATGAAACTGGATGGAAAGGAAGGCATTACATTATGGAAAAAAGCACAGTAG
- the folB gene encoding dihydroneopterin aldolase, with protein MDKITLSGMQFFGNHGVFPEENKLGQRFNVDVELMLPLNQAGRTDELEHTINYAEVFYIVKEIVEGRTYKLIEALSENIASELLQTYTNIIEVTVRVIKPHPPFPVLFNGVTVEINRKRATE; from the coding sequence ATGGATAAAATCACGTTGTCCGGCATGCAATTTTTCGGCAATCATGGCGTGTTCCCCGAGGAGAACAAGCTGGGCCAACGTTTCAATGTGGACGTGGAACTCATGCTTCCCCTTAATCAGGCGGGGCGTACCGATGAACTTGAACATACGATTAATTACGCGGAAGTTTTTTATATTGTCAAAGAAATTGTGGAGGGCCGCACCTACAAACTCATTGAAGCTTTGTCGGAAAATATTGCATCTGAGCTCCTGCAAACTTATACTAATATCATTGAAGTGACGGTTCGTGTCATCAAGCCGCATCCGCCATTTCCCGTGCTCTTTAACGGAGTAACGGTAGAAATCAACCGAAAGCGGGCTACAGAATGA
- the folP gene encoding dihydropteroate synthase produces the protein MNPLRCKNRELPLGERTTIMGILNVTPDSFSDGGSYLSIEKALEQAKLMAAEGADILDIGGESTRPGFAAVPLEEELNRVIPIIQALKKELSLPISIDTYKSEVARQALEAGAHIINDVWGGLADPQMVKVAAEYDCPFIITHNRKNMEYNDFLADVLDDLGTSVRYALQAGVREERIILDPGIGFAKTYEQNLWLMNRLEAIVAMGYPVLLGTSRKSMIQKTLNLPPQDVVEGTAATVTLGISKGCHIVRVHDVQAMKRVAVMTDAMVRT, from the coding sequence ATGAATCCATTGAGATGTAAAAATAGAGAGCTTCCCCTAGGAGAACGCACCACCATCATGGGGATTTTGAATGTAACCCCCGACTCCTTTTCTGACGGAGGCTCCTATCTTTCTATAGAAAAAGCGCTAGAACAAGCCAAGCTTATGGCAGCTGAGGGTGCTGATATCCTTGATATTGGCGGCGAATCCACCAGACCGGGGTTTGCAGCGGTACCACTAGAGGAAGAGTTGAATCGTGTTATTCCAATTATTCAAGCTCTAAAAAAGGAGCTATCGCTTCCTATCTCCATAGATACCTATAAATCTGAAGTAGCCAGACAAGCCTTGGAAGCGGGAGCACACATCATCAATGACGTATGGGGCGGGCTTGCTGATCCGCAAATGGTGAAAGTCGCAGCCGAGTACGACTGCCCGTTCATCATCACACATAATCGTAAGAACATGGAATACAACGACTTTTTAGCTGATGTCTTGGATGATTTGGGAACTAGTGTTCGCTATGCGCTGCAAGCAGGCGTAAGGGAGGAACGCATCATTCTCGATCCCGGTATCGGCTTTGCGAAAACCTACGAACAGAACCTTTGGCTCATGAATCGTTTAGAAGCAATTGTCGCCATGGGGTACCCTGTGCTGTTGGGCACATCCCGCAAAAGCATGATTCAAAAAACACTGAATCTTCCTCCGCAAGATGTTGTGGAAGGTACAGCAGCGACGGTCACGCTGGGTATCTCCAAAGGCTGCCATATAGTGCGGGTGCATGATGTCCAGGCCATGAAGCGGGTTGCAGTCATGACGGATGCCATGGTGCGCACCTAA
- the pabC gene encoding aminodeoxychorismate lyase gives MIISMNGTLVDEQQAVVSVYDHGFLYGLGLFETFRTYSTKPFLLQQHLERLSASCRELSIQYAPQEDRIRELIQQLLTVNELQDAYIRLTVSAGKDILGLPSGDYVQPTEIMYIKPLPPKDEKAYQIGKALQLLKLSRNTPEGIYRFKSLHYMNNILAKRELQNYSWAQGAEGLFLTDEGYLAEGIVSNLFFVKNSVCYTPSLDTGILPGITRAFVLKVLQHIQVPAEEGLYTWEDLVQADEVFIVNSIQEITPISTLYTPTGTSLHVGQARTGPLANRLISEYRRHTGSETG, from the coding sequence ATGATTATTAGCATGAATGGTACACTGGTTGATGAGCAGCAAGCCGTGGTCTCGGTTTATGATCACGGCTTTCTTTACGGTCTCGGCTTGTTTGAAACGTTTCGTACCTACTCCACTAAGCCGTTTCTCTTACAGCAGCATCTGGAGAGGCTATCTGCATCGTGCCGGGAGTTGAGTATTCAGTATGCTCCCCAGGAAGATAGAATTAGAGAACTCATCCAGCAGCTGCTTACGGTTAATGAACTGCAAGATGCGTACATACGTCTAACAGTATCGGCGGGCAAAGACATACTTGGTTTGCCGTCCGGGGATTACGTGCAGCCTACCGAAATTATGTACATCAAACCGCTGCCGCCCAAGGATGAGAAGGCTTATCAAATAGGCAAAGCGCTGCAGCTTCTGAAGCTGTCCCGCAACACTCCGGAGGGAATCTATCGTTTCAAGTCCCTGCATTATATGAATAATATACTTGCCAAACGGGAACTACAGAACTATAGCTGGGCCCAAGGAGCGGAAGGGCTTTTCTTGACCGATGAGGGCTACCTAGCCGAAGGGATTGTTAGTAATCTTTTTTTTGTAAAAAATTCCGTCTGCTATACGCCATCACTCGACACGGGGATCCTGCCGGGGATCACAAGGGCCTTCGTGCTGAAGGTGTTGCAGCATATTCAGGTGCCGGCCGAAGAAGGATTGTATACATGGGAAGACCTTGTACAGGCAGATGAAGTTTTCATCGTGAACTCAATACAAGAGATCACCCCCATTAGCACCCTATATACCCCAACCGGCACCAGTTTACATGTTGGGCAGGCACGAACAGGACCATTGGCCAATCGCCTTATATCGGAGTATCGAAGACATACGGGAAGTGAGACTGGATGA
- a CDS encoding anthranilate synthase component I family protein encodes MIITSREQWHSWSAEYSMLPYVIKLGLAEDRIASWQRAWQQASPHSFVLESGKGGRYTFVGLRPISEIKGTGMHAEISSSSGVVHMEGNPLNTVKAWMSPYRAPKVHGAPKFLGGCVGFWGYDVVRTIEKLPVIAKRDLPIPDYSFAMYDRIWIIDHVEKALYIAVHTPLADDTIPDAVQLENLYQGAHRIAETMLQQWNDIRSSNWKTDTADILNGEQSISRSELHIDLDSIEGVHKAFDKDDYMRAVERVQEYIRQGDVFQVNLSVRQSRPLDTTPEQIYESLRLVNPSPYMGLLRFSDFALVSCSPELLVQLEDGILRTRPIAGTRPRGMDEQDDLRLAGELIHNEKERAEHVMLVDLERNDIGRISRYGSVRVKDFMAIEYYSHVMHIVSEVTGEIAEGKDAYDVIAAAFPGGTITGAPKIRTMEIIEELEPVRRGPYTGSMGWIDYNGNMEFNITIRTLAVAEGMGHIQVGAGIVIDSVPEREYIESLNKAKALWKAIEHSERSMSRA; translated from the coding sequence TTGATCATCACGAGTAGGGAACAATGGCATAGCTGGTCTGCGGAATATTCGATGCTCCCCTATGTTATCAAGCTGGGCCTAGCGGAAGATCGGATTGCTTCATGGCAACGGGCATGGCAGCAGGCTTCGCCGCATTCCTTTGTGCTAGAGAGCGGTAAGGGGGGAAGATATACGTTTGTAGGACTTCGCCCTATTTCTGAGATTAAGGGGACCGGGATGCACGCCGAAATCTCCTCTAGCTCTGGCGTGGTTCACATGGAAGGGAATCCTTTGAATACAGTCAAAGCTTGGATGTCCCCTTATCGAGCACCGAAGGTCCATGGGGCACCCAAGTTTCTGGGCGGGTGTGTCGGCTTCTGGGGATACGATGTGGTCCGCACGATTGAGAAGCTTCCTGTTATCGCTAAACGTGATCTACCGATCCCCGATTACAGCTTCGCCATGTACGACCGGATTTGGATCATCGATCATGTTGAGAAAGCATTATACATCGCTGTACATACACCGTTGGCAGATGACACAATACCTGATGCGGTGCAATTGGAGAATCTCTATCAGGGAGCTCATCGAATAGCGGAGACGATGCTGCAGCAGTGGAACGATATTCGCTCGTCTAATTGGAAGACGGATACGGCTGACATCTTAAACGGTGAACAATCCATCTCTCGATCAGAACTTCACATTGATCTCGACTCCATCGAAGGTGTCCATAAAGCATTTGACAAAGACGATTATATGCGAGCCGTCGAGCGCGTGCAGGAATATATTCGGCAGGGCGATGTATTCCAGGTCAATCTCTCTGTTCGACAAAGCCGCCCGCTAGATACTACGCCGGAACAAATCTACGAATCCCTGCGGCTGGTCAACCCTTCCCCCTATATGGGGCTGCTGCGATTTTCTGATTTTGCGCTGGTGTCCTGTTCGCCTGAACTGCTTGTTCAGCTTGAGGATGGTATTCTTCGAACAAGGCCCATCGCAGGAACGCGTCCAAGAGGGATGGATGAACAGGATGACCTTCGACTCGCAGGCGAGTTGATCCATAATGAAAAAGAACGGGCCGAGCATGTGATGCTTGTCGACCTGGAACGTAACGATATAGGGCGCATTTCCAGATACGGTTCGGTTCGAGTCAAAGATTTCATGGCCATCGAATACTATTCCCACGTCATGCATATTGTCTCTGAGGTGACGGGTGAGATCGCAGAAGGCAAAGATGCATATGACGTGATTGCTGCCGCATTTCCTGGCGGAACGATTACGGGAGCTCCCAAAATCCGAACCATGGAAATCATTGAAGAATTAGAGCCTGTAAGGCGCGGCCCATACACAGGATCCATGGGGTGGATTGACTATAACGGCAATATGGAATTTAATATTACTATACGTACACTTGCCGTAGCGGAGGGGATGGGACATATTCAAGTAGGTGCCGGGATTGTCATTGATTCGGTTCCGGAGCGTGAATATATCGAATCCCTGAACAAAGCTAAGGCGTTATGGAAAGCCATCGAACACAGCGAGCGAAGCATGAGCCGAGCTTAG
- the cysK gene encoding cysteine synthase A: MAKLVQSITQLIGDTPLVRLNRVVPEGSAEIYLKLEYQNPGASVKDRIAISMVEVAEQEGKLKPGDTIVEPTSGNTGIGLAMVAAAKGYKAIFVMPETMSLERRNLLRAYGAQLVLTPGPEGMKGAIRRAEELVAENPTYFMPQQFENQANVKIHRETTGPEIVEAIKGHDGKLDAFVAGIGTGGTITGAGGVLKENFPGIKVYAIEPSASPVLSGGKPGPHKIQGLGAGFIPGILNTSVYDEVIQVDNEDAFETSRRVAKEEGILGGISSGAAIFAALKVAKELGAGKRVVAVVPSNGERYLSTPLYQFED; encoded by the coding sequence ATGGCAAAATTAGTGCAAAGCATTACTCAATTAATCGGGGATACGCCGCTTGTTCGTCTGAACCGCGTAGTTCCGGAAGGCAGTGCGGAGATTTATCTGAAACTTGAGTATCAGAATCCGGGAGCGAGCGTAAAAGACCGTATCGCTATTAGCATGGTTGAAGTAGCAGAGCAAGAAGGCAAGCTGAAGCCGGGTGACACGATCGTCGAGCCAACTAGCGGTAACACAGGAATCGGATTAGCTATGGTAGCGGCGGCTAAAGGATACAAAGCGATCTTTGTTATGCCGGAGACTATGAGCTTGGAAAGACGAAATCTGCTTCGCGCATACGGTGCTCAACTCGTGCTGACTCCGGGTCCGGAAGGAATGAAAGGCGCTATTCGCCGCGCAGAAGAGTTGGTAGCTGAGAATCCTACCTACTTTATGCCGCAGCAATTCGAGAATCAAGCGAATGTGAAAATTCACCGTGAGACAACAGGTCCTGAAATTGTGGAAGCGATCAAAGGACATGACGGTAAACTGGATGCATTCGTTGCCGGTATCGGTACGGGTGGAACGATCACTGGTGCGGGCGGTGTTTTGAAAGAAAATTTCCCGGGAATTAAAGTTTATGCCATTGAGCCATCGGCATCACCTGTTCTCTCTGGCGGCAAACCAGGACCTCACAAAATCCAAGGTCTCGGAGCCGGCTTTATTCCAGGTATTTTGAATACTTCCGTCTATGACGAAGTGATTCAAGTTGATAATGAAGATGCATTTGAAACATCCCGCCGTGTTGCGAAAGAAGAAGGAATTCTGGGCGGTATTTCATCAGGAGCGGCCATTTTTGCAGCTTTAAAAGTAGCTAAAGAGCTTGGTGCAGGCAAGCGTGTTGTCGCTGTAGTCCCAAGTAACGGCGAACGTTACCTAAGCACACCGTTGTACCAGTTCGAAGATTAA
- a CDS encoding peptidyl-prolyl cis-trans isomerase produces MRDVKRLWGVIGLMAVCILVLTSLLIARSRNEPEPSHPTEQPQHIETDTERAVARIGSRTITIGELRTALEHQYGAELLGQMLDREAVRLEGIEAGIQVDNAEIERELKRMQQGYESEADFYKSMKEQLGMTQEDLRADVANKLLLEKIATKNVKVSDEEVDNYIKTHPEEFRQEVDLNILQIIVSTKDQANKVLAELAKGTSFAILARDRSIDDATNNSGGELGWVEDDDPFVPAPILEAAKSLKPGETSQPVRVDNGYAVVRLKDRKEASSPDFAFVRENVRMELALQEAPSLNELVDKLRSKWGANILDTQFQ; encoded by the coding sequence ATGCGGGACGTAAAGCGATTATGGGGAGTCATCGGCCTGATGGCCGTATGTATTCTTGTGCTCACTTCCTTGTTGATCGCCCGTTCCAGGAACGAACCAGAACCAAGTCATCCAACTGAACAGCCGCAGCATATTGAGACAGATACCGAGCGGGCAGTAGCTAGAATTGGGAGTCGCACAATTACGATCGGAGAGCTTCGAACAGCGTTAGAGCATCAGTATGGTGCGGAGCTGCTAGGGCAAATGCTCGACCGGGAAGCAGTACGGCTAGAGGGAATTGAAGCGGGAATCCAGGTAGACAACGCGGAGATCGAACGTGAATTGAAACGGATGCAGCAAGGATACGAGAGTGAAGCTGATTTTTATAAATCAATGAAAGAACAACTGGGCATGACTCAGGAGGACCTTCGTGCGGACGTCGCTAATAAGCTTTTATTAGAAAAAATAGCAACCAAGAATGTTAAAGTATCGGATGAAGAGGTCGACAATTATATCAAAACGCATCCGGAGGAATTCAGGCAGGAAGTAGATCTGAACATTCTGCAGATCATTGTTTCGACTAAGGACCAGGCCAATAAAGTATTGGCTGAGCTGGCCAAAGGAACAAGCTTCGCTATCCTCGCAAGAGACCGATCGATTGATGATGCGACGAATAACAGCGGCGGGGAACTGGGCTGGGTGGAGGACGATGATCCCTTTGTCCCGGCTCCCATTCTAGAAGCTGCTAAATCATTAAAGCCCGGCGAGACCAGTCAACCGGTTCGAGTTGATAATGGCTATGCCGTTGTCCGGCTTAAAGACCGGAAGGAAGCGTCGAGTCCTGATTTTGCCTTTGTGCGGGAAAATGTCCGTATGGAATTAGCGCTGCAAGAAGCGCCGTCTCTGAATGAACTTGTTGATAAGCTGCGCAGCAAGTGGGGAGCGAATATTTTAGATACCCAGTTTCAGTGA
- the hslO gene encoding Hsp33 family molecular chaperone HslO translates to MSDYLIRGTALNGKVRAFAVQTTGITEELRRRHQTTPTTTAALGRTAAAGLLMGAMLKNEERLTIQVKGGGPIGQIVVDANAKGHVRGYVDHPDVDLPLNAVGKLDVAGAVGTDGFLYITKDLGLKEPYKGSVPIVSGELAEDFTYYFAKSEQTPSVVALGVLVDRDYTVKVSGGFVIQLLPGVTDDEISEIEQVLSGLSSVTTMLDAGMTLEDILRKVLPSIQIMDRSLVEFRCTCSRERVETTLISLGKDELRDILEEEGSAEVVCHFCNEKYQYGEEDLQRMLEQ, encoded by the coding sequence ATGAGCGACTATTTGATACGCGGGACTGCGCTGAATGGCAAAGTCCGAGCATTTGCGGTACAAACGACTGGCATCACGGAGGAATTGCGTCGACGCCACCAAACAACGCCTACTACAACCGCTGCTCTTGGCAGGACTGCCGCTGCAGGACTCTTGATGGGGGCGATGCTCAAGAATGAAGAGCGCTTGACCATTCAAGTTAAAGGTGGAGGGCCTATCGGTCAGATCGTGGTAGATGCTAACGCCAAGGGACATGTACGCGGGTATGTCGATCATCCCGATGTGGATTTGCCCCTTAATGCGGTGGGTAAGCTGGATGTTGCTGGAGCTGTCGGAACGGATGGATTTTTATACATAACCAAAGATTTAGGCTTGAAGGAGCCTTACAAGGGCAGTGTCCCCATTGTGTCGGGAGAGCTTGCGGAGGATTTCACCTACTACTTTGCCAAGTCGGAGCAAACCCCATCTGTGGTGGCTTTGGGCGTCTTGGTCGATAGAGATTATACTGTCAAAGTGTCCGGGGGCTTCGTGATTCAGCTGCTTCCGGGAGTGACCGATGATGAAATCAGCGAAATTGAGCAGGTGTTATCGGGGCTTTCCTCTGTCACTACGATGCTGGATGCGGGCATGACGTTAGAGGACATTTTGCGTAAAGTGCTTCCTTCCATTCAAATTATGGACCGAAGCCTAGTGGAGTTCCGATGCACTTGCAGCAGGGAACGTGTGGAGACGACGCTGATCAGTTTAGGTAAAGATGAACTTCGGGATATTCTTGAAGAAGAAGGCTCCGCAGAAGTGGTCTGCCATTTTTGCAACGAGAAGTACCAGTATGGTGAGGAAGATTTGCAAAGAATGCTAGAGCAGTAG